In Lactococcus garvieae subsp. garvieae, the following proteins share a genomic window:
- a CDS encoding head maturation protease, ClpP-related: protein MTEIEIKGDIVDNSYGMMYDWFGLDYTSPSKVNSVLANAQDEEIVLNVASNGGDVFAASEIYTVLKASGKTITVNIQGIAASAASVIAMAGEVVNISPTAQIMIHKAWTQLAGNADDLEHETQVLDGIDESIAMAYALKTGIPQPELLQLMSNETWLTAQDAVDKGFADNIMFVDQNKSVFTNSHSHLPSADKLNEFMNFINFKNRNNPPKEALIKENKAADLRSRKLAILLEK from the coding sequence ATGACAGAAATTGAAATTAAAGGAGACATTGTCGATAATAGCTACGGCATGATGTATGATTGGTTTGGTCTTGACTATACGAGCCCCTCGAAAGTGAATAGTGTTCTAGCAAACGCCCAAGATGAAGAAATTGTTTTGAATGTTGCTTCTAATGGTGGAGATGTGTTTGCAGCTTCCGAAATATATACAGTGCTCAAAGCATCGGGAAAGACTATTACCGTAAATATTCAAGGCATCGCCGCCTCGGCAGCTTCGGTCATTGCGATGGCTGGAGAAGTTGTCAATATTTCACCTACTGCTCAAATCATGATTCACAAAGCATGGACACAACTTGCTGGGAATGCGGATGATTTAGAGCACGAAACACAAGTCCTAGATGGCATTGACGAATCTATTGCCATGGCCTATGCCTTAAAAACAGGCATTCCTCAACCGGAATTATTACAGCTGATGTCTAATGAAACTTGGCTCACTGCACAAGATGCCGTGGACAAAGGATTTGCGGACAATATCATGTTTGTAGATCAAAATAAGTCAGTCTTTACAAATTCTCATAGTCATTTGCCAAGCGCTGATAAACTTAATGAATTTATGAATTTCATAAATTTTAAAAATCGGAATAACCCTCCGAAAGAAGCACTGATTAAAGAAAACAAAGCAGCCGATTTACGTTCTCGTAAGTTGGCTATTTTATTAGAAAAATAA
- a CDS encoding phage major capsid protein: MGVKLTVNQLNEAWIASGDKVTDYNDQLNMALNDDNFSAEAMTELKNKRDNEKVRRDALKEQLIEAQAEQVVNMRDEERKPLTNKEKNLKDQFISDFKAMIVGDPKVVNLVTSSTDESGNAIGLTIPQDIQTTINTLKRQYDQLEQYVKVEGVSTQTGSRVYEKWSDVTELSDLDDETAVIGDNDDPKLTLIKYAIHRYSGITTATNSLLKDSADNLLAWLSSWIAKKVVVTRNKQIIKAMEAVPSKVTLKTFDDIITMINTAVDPAIKGTSFIMTNTSGMNELALVKNAIGDYLLQPDPKQPDQYLIKGKRIVAISDRWLPSAGTEKAPVYPLYYGDLKEAVTLFDRENLSLLSTNIGGGAFEKDQTKIRVIDRFDVQATDSEAWVAGSFTKIADQSGNLTPPSAPTTSVAESKTK; this comes from the coding sequence ATGGGAGTTAAATTAACAGTCAATCAATTGAACGAAGCATGGATTGCTTCTGGAGACAAAGTCACAGACTATAATGACCAACTGAACATGGCGCTTAATGATGACAATTTCTCGGCAGAAGCGATGACAGAACTTAAAAACAAACGTGATAATGAAAAAGTTCGCCGCGATGCATTGAAAGAACAACTTATTGAGGCACAAGCTGAACAAGTTGTGAATATGCGTGATGAGGAACGAAAACCTCTTACAAATAAAGAAAAAAATCTTAAAGACCAATTCATCTCAGATTTTAAAGCGATGATTGTTGGAGATCCTAAGGTGGTTAATTTAGTGACTTCATCGACAGATGAGTCAGGGAACGCGATTGGATTGACTATTCCTCAAGATATCCAAACTACCATCAACACTCTGAAGCGTCAATATGACCAGTTAGAGCAATATGTGAAAGTTGAGGGCGTCAGTACACAAACAGGTTCTCGTGTTTATGAAAAATGGTCTGATGTGACAGAGCTTTCTGACCTCGATGATGAAACAGCAGTGATTGGTGATAATGACGATCCTAAATTGACACTCATCAAATACGCCATCCATCGCTACTCTGGAATTACAACTGCGACCAACTCTCTTTTGAAGGATAGTGCAGACAATCTCTTAGCTTGGCTTTCCAGCTGGATTGCCAAAAAAGTCGTTGTTACACGTAATAAACAAATCATTAAAGCAATGGAAGCAGTGCCTAGCAAGGTCACGCTGAAAACTTTCGATGACATCATTACGATGATTAACACAGCTGTAGACCCAGCGATCAAAGGGACGTCATTTATCATGACGAACACGTCCGGCATGAATGAGTTAGCGCTTGTGAAAAATGCCATTGGTGATTATCTTCTTCAACCAGACCCTAAACAGCCAGACCAATATTTAATCAAAGGCAAACGAATCGTGGCAATTTCAGACCGTTGGTTACCTAGTGCTGGAACTGAGAAAGCACCAGTGTACCCACTCTATTATGGTGATTTGAAAGAAGCGGTAACCTTGTTTGACCGTGAGAATCTTTCTCTATTGTCTACAAACATCGGTGGTGGAGCATTTGAAAAAGACCAAACTAAAATCCGAGTGATTGACCGTTTTGATGTTCAAGCGACAGATTCAGAAGCTTGGGTTGCTGGTTCATTCACTAAAATTGCAGACCAAAGCGGAAATCTCACTCCTCCAAGTGCTCCAACTACAAGCGTAGCGGAATCAAAAACTAAATAA
- a CDS encoding head-tail connector protein: MSGNQELLERFKTSLRVDLDNDDDLILSYIEAAASFVTNAITEHQDEIDFFSLPTVKPLYETAVLALSGAYYTYRVALVDVQHFNVDLVLNSIIGQLRGKFDCYKYGDGDE; this comes from the coding sequence ATGAGTGGTAATCAAGAACTTCTAGAAAGATTCAAAACGTCATTGAGGGTCGATCTGGACAATGACGATGATTTGATTTTATCTTATATTGAAGCGGCGGCGTCATTTGTAACAAATGCGATTACAGAGCATCAAGATGAGATTGATTTTTTCTCTCTTCCAACCGTCAAACCCCTTTATGAAACAGCGGTTCTTGCTTTATCCGGCGCTTATTACACCTATCGGGTGGCGCTTGTGGATGTTCAGCACTTTAACGTCGATTTAGTATTGAACAGTATTATTGGTCAACTCAGAGGGAAATTTGACTGCTACAAATACGGAGACGGTGATGAATAG
- a CDS encoding phage head closure protein, protein MNRTKLFSDFNKRITIGTIESVPNKNTGDNDADFVPQFSLWAKVQRRTANQSNTIYGTALEDSLVLAVRHDDRLSKALKVQYSGDVYDIVIHNKDESNNYLLYDYLTVRLFKKKG, encoded by the coding sequence ATGAATAGAACTAAACTTTTTAGCGACTTTAATAAGCGCATTACCATTGGTACTATAGAGAGCGTCCCAAATAAAAATACGGGGGACAACGACGCCGATTTCGTCCCTCAATTTAGTTTGTGGGCGAAAGTTCAAAGACGCACGGCGAATCAGTCGAACACGATTTATGGTACGGCATTAGAAGATAGCTTAGTGCTTGCGGTACGTCATGATGACCGCCTCTCAAAAGCGCTTAAAGTGCAATATTCAGGCGATGTCTACGATATCGTCATTCATAATAAAGATGAAAGCAATAACTATTTACTCTATGATTACCTCACCGTACGTCTCTTCAAAAAGAAAGGGTGA
- a CDS encoding phage tail protein, protein MDFNTQIESWLEGVKSLSPSTQVRAKMTKAQAEVFKEELTKVTKEKHYSTHNDQKSGHMADNIDFVNGEIDGTFTGNSVVGWNNAYHARNARRLNDGTKKYPADHFVDEVRESPEVQEKMMRAQQEVYEKQVKGEN, encoded by the coding sequence ATGGATTTCAATACACAAATCGAGTCGTGGCTGGAAGGCGTCAAGTCATTGAGTCCATCAACTCAAGTCAGAGCTAAGATGACCAAAGCACAAGCAGAGGTTTTTAAGGAAGAGTTAACGAAGGTCACTAAAGAGAAGCACTATTCTACCCACAACGACCAAAAGAGTGGTCATATGGCTGACAACATCGATTTTGTAAATGGAGAAATTGATGGTACGTTTACTGGGAATTCAGTGGTAGGTTGGAATAATGCCTATCATGCGAGAAATGCCCGACGCTTGAACGATGGGACGAAAAAATATCCCGCTGACCATTTTGTGGATGAGGTCAGGGAATCCCCCGAAGTCCAAGAAAAAATGATGCGGGCACAACAGGAGGTCTATGAAAAGCAAGTGAAAGGTGAGAATTAA
- a CDS encoding DUF806 family protein, with the protein MEMPTYQAVSLLEEQGYTWLDHIYQGSVPAEEVNDTSHTVAVVTETISRPTDYANNTFKGWEMGVEVQIFYAQKFQHPLCDVEIELATVFKKEGWLISQSKAHKKDPDTGQITKVFYFKKKLILKEH; encoded by the coding sequence ATGGAGATGCCTACTTATCAGGCTGTTTCCTTGCTCGAAGAACAAGGCTATACTTGGTTAGACCATATCTATCAAGGGTCTGTTCCAGCAGAGGAAGTCAACGATACCAGTCACACCGTGGCAGTCGTCACAGAAACCATCAGTCGTCCGACAGACTACGCCAACAACACTTTTAAAGGGTGGGAAATGGGTGTGGAAGTCCAAATTTTCTATGCCCAAAAGTTTCAGCACCCCCTTTGCGATGTTGAAATCGAGTTGGCAACTGTTTTTAAAAAAGAAGGATGGCTGATTTCACAATCAAAAGCACACAAAAAAGACCCAGATACAGGTCAAATAACAAAGGTCTTTTATTTCAAAAAAAAATTAATTTTAAAGGAGCATTAA
- a CDS encoding phage tail protein yields the protein MAGSVSYNGINYITVGLIDDEGKIIKGADGVSADGILKIDGDGQGSTTANITGLEAEGTAKYANNVVKRISHGAQSPKVALTMLDMPFDVAQKLKGYESDGKGGYVLTSGKKPHVALLICSTGYDGEFYYDCFANGELTEPGKNHATNTESEAEYDATFTYQALAPIADGVFLDQKGVKRMFKMYNSSDAGFSEDAMLAEVFGGYTKAAPKSASLAKK from the coding sequence ATGGCAGGTTCAGTAAGCTACAACGGTATTAACTATATCACCGTGGGTCTCATCGATGATGAGGGGAAAATCATTAAAGGGGCAGACGGAGTAAGCGCAGATGGAATTTTAAAAATCGACGGTGATGGTCAAGGCTCAACAACCGCGAATATTACAGGTTTAGAGGCCGAAGGGACGGCAAAATACGCCAACAATGTCGTCAAACGTATTTCTCATGGTGCTCAAAGCCCCAAGGTGGCTTTAACCATGCTCGATATGCCTTTTGACGTGGCTCAAAAATTGAAAGGGTACGAGTCTGATGGAAAAGGTGGATATGTCTTGACGAGTGGTAAAAAGCCCCACGTTGCCTTACTCATTTGTTCCACAGGTTATGACGGCGAGTTTTACTACGATTGTTTCGCCAATGGGGAACTGACAGAGCCTGGTAAAAATCACGCCACCAATACGGAGTCAGAAGCTGAGTATGATGCAACTTTCACTTATCAAGCCCTTGCGCCGATTGCGGACGGTGTTTTCTTAGACCAAAAAGGCGTTAAACGGATGTTCAAAATGTACAACTCAAGCGATGCAGGATTTTCAGAAGATGCCATGTTGGCAGAAGTCTTTGGAGGGTACACCAAGGCAGCACCGAAAAGCGCATCCCTTGCCAAAAAATAA
- a CDS encoding phage tail tube assembly chaperone, with protein MIKINTKPLGLSKSINLKATVGLKQEANRLMIQLIQLSSPSQNVSDEIEDPIEQIQKADEVIEGILQFIQKALRLTDKQIDDIKYSIDEEELGQFMAYLVQRFNGYSDEQIRLSLSVEQQGSIIDDPKKELPDKGQN; from the coding sequence ATGATTAAAATCAATACCAAACCCTTGGGACTCTCAAAAAGCATCAACCTCAAAGCGACCGTAGGCTTAAAACAAGAAGCGAACCGTCTCATGATTCAATTGATTCAACTTTCAAGCCCTTCCCAAAATGTCAGTGATGAGATCGAAGACCCGATTGAACAAATCCAAAAGGCCGATGAAGTCATTGAGGGCATCCTTCAGTTCATTCAAAAAGCCCTTCGATTAACGGATAAACAAATCGATGACATTAAATATTCCATTGACGAAGAAGAACTGGGGCAATTCATGGCCTACCTTGTTCAACGTTTCAATGGTTACTCAGACGAACAAATTCGTTTATCTTTGTCTGTAGAGCAACAAGGGTCAATAATTGACGACCCAAAAAAAGAATTGCCCGACAAAGGGCAGAATTAA
- a CDS encoding tape measure protein yields MKIQNEMATKIAIDTVSANNSLQGLTKAVSSATQAWKAQEIALKNSGDQLGASKAKFEGLGNAIEAQKKKIDELRNRQEGLNTQNKKDAETYLDLQKKIDTATKQLNSYVAQQDKAKQSVAYYSSGLADLKKSYEQNKQLSESFVTRLKAEGKEVEANKVRLSGLQDSFSNLSHQYKIQEEELNKIVDVSGKSSEAYLKQKTRLNETATAIAKTNSEMKELSEQMSRPHPNFLSGIRNKIDGVNESATKTNHLFGKILGAELISRAAIAGIQSLTARLGDAIHSGVEFTQTQQVMKAAWDTLTNDVTKSDQMVKSINDISIATGRSRDIVNELDQGFYHLHSNKEEADNLTKSMLNMGDAVGLTDDQLTTVTQDMVHGLSQGKLNLKELNQLSMYFPMFSEQLLEYEQKVTGNSQLTMSQLRDMASAGKITGETVEKLFNQLGQDKYGKAAENMLSTMTGMKRTINAQVPALISAFEKPILTAQNPFYGAISKWVSDKKTQSEFEKVGDASSKGIKTITDAFSKVFKIKDGTQFLDQVLDKLAQKVTIFSDSIAKHAPDIVSFFKSTQSISSTSLKIFVQVLKDLEPVLAVVGGFAKSNPKLFAQLSLGIMVSSKALSGLSLAFRGLDSAAKMGSGAMKVFSKGIGSSGSGLKGFLGLIKPNPVFLFTAAIVAAGVAFVLAYNKIKPFRDMVNKLLASIKAFGEKAYKSYLKPCIDAIMKTFNSWGKSMNSFWSKNGRPLELAIGNFSKVVKVALLPVTVSLGALGGIFHSVFSGMVRETKISFDTIKGVFSGAFKVIGGLLEIFIGVFTGNWQKAGKGAEDAMSGMGKIIGSLLQGFEKTFGNLAKTIGEAVVNGIIGGINAGIGAIDDVIHLFGGSKEAIGKIKPVKFATGTRRPIKEDTLAMLNDGGDSPETGNREIAFLPNGQLFMPQKRNWVGVLPRGTEVASASESKALLSSGLVTPFAKGTGFIENIESFGAKALDGMKDKLEGITSALTHPLRFLNGIFSHVAHFKGTKEVVSIGTSLGQGFLQNIVHPFVSLFSSLKKKEESSQSAPSGSGVERWRGQVEQALRMVGLPDTPTMVNAWLKQIQTESGGNEKAVQGGYTDINTLTGDLAKGLLQTISATFNAYKFPGHGNIFNGFDNMLAAMSYAKSRYGSSLLGVIGHGHGYENGGLISQHGLYEIAEGNKREMVIPMDMTKRSRAHQLLGEVVSEFSSDRATPSQTSSAHSNASDLAVLTEKFDTVIGLFGQLLGLNQEQLKAIEHSGFDKNKLYRQQALDVAIRSHQSL; encoded by the coding sequence ATGAAAATACAAAACGAGATGGCCACCAAAATTGCCATTGATACTGTGTCAGCGAATAATAGTCTTCAAGGCTTGACTAAAGCTGTTTCCTCTGCGACACAAGCATGGAAAGCTCAAGAAATCGCTTTGAAAAACAGCGGCGACCAGTTGGGCGCTTCCAAAGCGAAGTTTGAAGGCTTGGGCAATGCCATTGAAGCTCAAAAAAAGAAAATCGATGAACTTCGAAATAGACAAGAAGGACTCAACACTCAAAATAAGAAAGATGCCGAGACCTATCTTGACCTTCAGAAAAAAATAGATACTGCGACAAAACAGTTGAATAGTTATGTCGCACAACAAGACAAAGCAAAACAATCGGTCGCCTATTACAGTAGCGGGCTTGCAGACCTAAAAAAATCTTACGAGCAAAACAAGCAATTATCAGAGAGTTTTGTGACTCGTTTGAAGGCTGAAGGCAAAGAAGTTGAAGCGAACAAGGTTCGTTTGTCTGGATTACAAGATTCGTTTTCTAACTTGTCACATCAATACAAGATTCAGGAAGAAGAACTTAACAAAATCGTTGATGTATCGGGTAAAAGTAGTGAGGCTTATCTCAAACAAAAGACGCGATTAAATGAAACCGCCACTGCTATAGCCAAGACAAACTCTGAAATGAAAGAACTTTCAGAACAGATGTCTAGGCCTCACCCTAATTTCTTGTCGGGTATCCGAAATAAAATCGATGGGGTCAACGAGAGTGCCACAAAAACCAATCATCTTTTCGGTAAAATTCTCGGTGCTGAGTTAATTAGTCGTGCAGCAATCGCAGGAATTCAGAGTTTGACCGCACGGCTTGGGGATGCCATTCATTCAGGGGTCGAATTTACACAGACCCAACAAGTCATGAAGGCGGCTTGGGACACTCTCACGAATGACGTGACGAAGTCTGACCAGATGGTCAAAAGTATCAATGATATTTCCATCGCGACTGGACGTTCACGCGACATCGTTAATGAGTTAGATCAAGGCTTCTATCACCTCCATTCGAACAAGGAAGAGGCTGACAATCTGACGAAATCCATGCTCAATATGGGGGATGCGGTCGGTTTGACAGATGACCAACTGACGACCGTGACCCAAGACATGGTTCATGGTCTTTCTCAAGGGAAACTCAACCTGAAAGAGTTGAATCAGTTGAGCATGTACTTTCCGATGTTTTCAGAGCAATTGCTTGAATATGAGCAAAAAGTCACAGGAAACAGCCAATTAACCATGTCTCAGCTTAGAGATATGGCGAGTGCGGGTAAAATTACTGGAGAGACGGTTGAGAAGTTATTCAATCAACTCGGGCAAGACAAATATGGTAAAGCGGCAGAGAATATGCTTTCTACCATGACGGGGATGAAACGAACGATTAATGCTCAAGTTCCCGCTTTGATTAGCGCTTTTGAAAAGCCAATACTGACAGCACAGAATCCTTTCTACGGCGCTATTTCTAAGTGGGTCTCTGATAAGAAAACCCAATCGGAATTCGAAAAAGTTGGAGATGCCTCCAGTAAAGGAATTAAAACAATTACTGATGCGTTTTCAAAAGTGTTCAAAATTAAAGACGGTACGCAATTTCTAGACCAAGTCTTGGACAAATTGGCTCAAAAGGTCACGATATTTAGTGATTCAATTGCCAAACATGCGCCAGATATTGTCTCTTTTTTTAAATCTACCCAATCCATCAGCTCAACGAGTTTGAAAATCTTTGTCCAAGTGTTGAAGGATTTAGAACCTGTTTTAGCTGTGGTTGGTGGCTTTGCCAAGTCGAATCCTAAATTATTCGCTCAGTTAAGCTTAGGGATAATGGTTAGTTCCAAAGCCCTCTCTGGTTTGAGTCTTGCTTTTCGCGGGCTTGATTCGGCCGCTAAAATGGGTTCTGGTGCGATGAAAGTGTTTAGTAAAGGGATAGGAAGTTCGGGCAGTGGTTTAAAAGGGTTCTTAGGGCTCATCAAGCCAAATCCTGTCTTTCTATTTACGGCCGCCATTGTCGCAGCCGGTGTTGCTTTTGTCCTCGCTTATAACAAAATCAAGCCCTTTAGAGACATGGTCAATAAGCTGTTGGCTTCCATCAAAGCATTTGGAGAAAAAGCGTATAAGTCCTATCTTAAGCCTTGTATTGACGCTATCATGAAAACCTTTAATTCATGGGGTAAATCCATGAATAGTTTTTGGTCAAAAAACGGTCGTCCCTTAGAACTTGCGATTGGCAATTTTTCAAAAGTGGTTAAAGTTGCCTTACTTCCAGTGACTGTTAGCCTTGGTGCATTGGGAGGCATCTTCCATTCTGTCTTTTCTGGAATGGTAAGAGAGACAAAAATTTCATTTGACACCATCAAAGGTGTTTTCTCAGGTGCTTTTAAAGTCATTGGTGGTCTGCTTGAAATATTCATTGGCGTCTTTACCGGAAACTGGCAAAAAGCAGGAAAAGGCGCAGAAGATGCCATGAGTGGCATGGGTAAAATTATTGGCAGTCTGCTTCAAGGGTTTGAAAAAACATTTGGGAACCTTGCCAAAACCATCGGAGAAGCGGTCGTCAACGGGATTATCGGTGGCATTAACGCAGGGATTGGCGCGATTGACGATGTCATCCATCTCTTTGGCGGTTCTAAAGAGGCGATTGGTAAGATAAAACCTGTTAAATTTGCGACAGGTACAAGAAGGCCGATAAAAGAAGATACCTTAGCCATGCTTAATGATGGGGGTGATAGTCCGGAAACAGGGAACAGAGAGATTGCTTTCTTGCCCAATGGACAACTCTTCATGCCTCAAAAACGAAATTGGGTGGGTGTCTTACCTCGCGGAACTGAAGTTGCCTCCGCAAGTGAAAGCAAAGCTTTACTTTCATCTGGTCTGGTGACTCCCTTTGCCAAGGGTACGGGATTTATTGAAAATATCGAATCTTTTGGTGCAAAAGCGCTTGATGGCATGAAAGATAAGTTAGAGGGAATAACCTCCGCTCTCACCCATCCTCTTCGTTTTTTGAATGGCATCTTCTCGCATGTCGCACATTTTAAAGGGACGAAAGAAGTTGTTTCCATCGGAACGTCACTTGGTCAGGGGTTCTTGCAAAATATTGTCCATCCTTTTGTTTCTCTTTTCAGTTCCTTGAAAAAGAAAGAAGAAAGTTCTCAAAGCGCCCCTTCGGGTTCAGGCGTTGAACGTTGGCGTGGTCAGGTGGAACAAGCCCTCAGAATGGTTGGTCTTCCCGATACTCCAACAATGGTCAATGCTTGGCTCAAGCAGATTCAAACCGAGTCTGGCGGGAATGAAAAAGCGGTTCAAGGTGGCTATACCGATATTAACACCCTTACGGGAGATTTAGCCAAAGGGCTCTTACAAACGATTTCAGCCACTTTCAATGCCTACAAATTCCCAGGTCATGGCAACATTTTTAACGGTTTTGATAACATGTTAGCTGCGATGTCTTACGCGAAATCACGTTATGGCTCCTCTTTGCTGGGTGTTATCGGGCACGGGCACGGCTACGAAAACGGGGGACTCATTTCACAACATGGGCTCTATGAAATCGCAGAGGGTAATAAGCGTGAAATGGTAATCCCCATGGATATGACCAAACGCTCACGAGCGCATCAACTACTCGGCGAAGTCGTCTCAGAGTTTTCATCAGACAGAGCGACTCCTTCACAAACATCGAGCGCTCACTCAAACGCAAGTGATTTAGCGGTATTAACTGAAAAGTTTGACACCGTGATAGGTCTTTTCGGTCAGTTGTTGGGCTTGAATCAAGAACAATTGAAAGCCATTGAACATTCAGGATTTGACAAAAACAAACTGTACCGGCAACAAGCGTTAGATGTTGCCATAAGAAGCCATCAAAGTCTATGA
- a CDS encoding Thoeris anti-defense Tad2 family protein, with amino-acid sequence MNIIEATKKSAETNKAIYRKSMPNWLYFPTDSDGCCILFDLDKDKEYSQSGIRWNPKKSDLIADDWEISSDLTVFQ; translated from the coding sequence ATGAATATTATTGAAGCGACAAAAAAATCGGCAGAGACGAACAAAGCCATCTACCGAAAATCAATGCCAAACTGGCTATATTTCCCGACTGATAGTGATGGTTGTTGTATCCTTTTTGATTTAGATAAGGACAAAGAGTACTCCCAGAGTGGTATTCGTTGGAATCCTAAAAAGTCTGACCTAATCGCTGACGATTGGGAAATTAGCTCAGACCTAACTGTTTTTCAATGA
- a CDS encoding phage tail domain-containing protein, whose amino-acid sequence MKDKFYIKIGAQEEVDITSLIPSLEYLGETTFPVFLNQYQQNTGQDGQVWLESQLDKRVINVNFLFNFGTWEDFTLISHSIYRLFAQGQLIRIRSSVEPALVKWVVPTTFEIKPVSEGSHDATFTIPFDHPSGYKVSLYRSDAFFTSNDENLWQFGMGLPLDEKIGYRFTSNRFKVYNPSDVRIDPYVKKHDLKLLLKFKGSQVKIINQTNHSTWSYLQSSNGKDDIILDGIQTSVNGSPASEKTDYGNIILDQGWNDISVTGATEIDLTFSFPFLYV is encoded by the coding sequence TTGAAAGACAAGTTTTACATTAAGATTGGGGCACAGGAGGAAGTAGACATCACAAGTCTTATTCCCTCGCTTGAATACCTGGGAGAGACAACTTTCCCAGTCTTTCTCAATCAATACCAACAAAATACTGGGCAAGACGGCCAAGTTTGGCTTGAAAGTCAGTTAGACAAGCGTGTTATCAACGTCAATTTTCTATTTAACTTCGGAACATGGGAAGACTTCACGCTGATAAGCCATTCGATTTATCGCTTGTTTGCGCAAGGTCAGTTGATACGGATTCGCTCAAGTGTCGAACCAGCCCTTGTTAAGTGGGTTGTACCGACGACCTTTGAAATTAAGCCTGTGAGTGAGGGGAGTCATGACGCGACCTTTACGATTCCCTTTGACCATCCAAGTGGCTATAAAGTTTCTCTTTATCGGTCAGATGCATTTTTTACAAGCAATGATGAGAATCTGTGGCAGTTTGGCATGGGGCTTCCTCTTGATGAAAAAATCGGCTATCGTTTCACAAGCAATCGTTTCAAAGTTTATAATCCTAGTGATGTTCGAATTGACCCCTATGTCAAAAAACACGACTTGAAACTGTTGCTCAAATTTAAAGGAAGTCAAGTGAAAATCATCAATCAAACGAATCATAGTACATGGAGTTATCTTCAATCGTCCAATGGGAAGGATGACATCATCCTTGACGGGATACAGACCAGTGTCAATGGCAGTCCCGCCAGTGAAAAAACAGACTATGGCAATATTATATTAGATCAAGGTTGGAATGATATTTCTGTCACTGGTGCAACAGAAATTGACCTGACCTTTAGTTTCCCTTTTCTCTATGTTTGA